A part of Carassius carassius chromosome 32, fCarCar2.1, whole genome shotgun sequence genomic DNA contains:
- the LOC132113174 gene encoding insulinoma-associated protein 2 → MPRGFLVKRSKRASSASYKVRAQEEEPRKEDLPTQTPNASVQDVLEPITESWTSDVSPKHLLEDSGGVVGESFDYAQSYFSHPEQSASSPRNSTDSYSPIKPISTELWDRCLSSPATAESFPLATPVSSIERLLMNHSDMKFGTPVPSSVPTYPAFHQCVKRTFMDSERKSKPPKKPKVIRKLSFEDEVTTSPVLGLKIKKESPESKLAPQSGRKKPLGEFICQLCKEEYPDPFSLAQHKCSRIIRVEYRCPECDKVFSCPANLASHRRWHKPRNLSTGDAKKSPLEARNHEKTSVEGKENASKLRLNSQHQLSPDSSQQHRSAPDSNMMHRGSQDPPLDQRLPSSEKCFEMRIGSADSSRMFDHCLEEPDRSSTPYLPSSVPEEVFECHYCSKKFRRQAYLRKHLAAHETIKASTYVHIESGQITYPCHLCGAHFPSAEIRDKHRLWHAVRDDLLLRPDLSPGEQQIFSCKHCPSTFFSSPGLTRHINKTHPTESRQVMLLQMAVRPGC, encoded by the coding sequence ATGCCACGAGGATTTTTAGTGAAACGGAGTAAACGTGCCTCATCTGCATCCTACAAGGTGAGAGCGCAAGAAGAAGAGCCGCGCAAAGAGGACTTGCCAACCCAAACTCCAAATGCAAGTGTGCAGGATGTGCTGGAACCTATTACAGAATCATGGACAAGTGATGTAAGTCCTAAACATCTTCTGGAGGACTCTGGAGGGGTTGTTGGAGAGAGCTTCGATTACGCACAGAGCTACTTCAGCCATCCGGAGCAGAGCGCGTCATCTCCGCGCAACAGCACCGACTCCTACAGCCCCATCAAACCCATCAGCACGGAGCTTTGGGACAGGTGTCTCAGCTCACCAGCCACGGCTGAGTCGTTCCCCTTGGCCACCCCGGTGTCTTCAATCGAGCGTCTGCTAATGAACCACTCTGACATGAAGTTTGGCACACCGGTGCCCTCATCGGTGCCCACCTACCCTGCCTTTCACCAGTGCGTAAAACGCACGTTCATGGACTCAGAGCGCAAAAGCAAACCACCCAAAAAGCCTAAAGTCATCAGAAAGCTCAGTTTTGAAGACGAAGTCACCACCTCACCAGTTCTAgggcttaaaataaaaaaagaaagcccCGAGTCAAAACTAGCACCGCAAAGTGGTAGAAAAAAACCGCTAGGTGAGTTCATCTGCCAGCTTTGTAAGGAAGAATACCCTGATCCGTTTTCTCTAGCCCAACACAAGTGCTCAAGGATCATTCGGGTTGAGTACCGCTGTCCGGAGTGCGACAAAGTTTTCAGCTGTCCTGCCAACCTCGCGTCCCATCGCAGATGGCACAAACCTCGCAACCTGAGCACCGGAGACGCGAAGAAGTCTCCTCTGGAGGCGCGCAACCACGAGAAGACCTCAGTGGAGGGGAAAGAGAACGCCAGCAAGCTGAGACTGAACAGTCAGCACCAGCTGAGTCCGGACAGCTCCCAACAGCACAGATCAGCACCGGACAGCAACATGATGCACAGGGGATCCCAAGACCCTCCTCTGGACCAAAGGTTACCGTCCTCGGAGAAGTGCTTTGAGATGCGTATCGGCTCCGCggacagctcgaggatgttcgaTCACTGCCTCGAGGAGCCCGACAGGTCAAGCACCCCCTATCTGCCCTCGTCTGTTCCGGAAGAAGTGTTTGAGTGCCACTACTGCAGCAAGAAGTTCCGCAGGCAAGCCTACCTGAGGAAACACCTGGCCGCGCACGAGACGATCAAAGCATCCACATACGTTCACATTGAAAGCGGACAGATCACTTACCCGTGTCACCTGTGCGGAGCGCACTTCCCCTCCGCGGAGATCAGGGACAAACACCGACTCTGGCACGCGGTCAGAGACGACTTACTCCTCAGACCTGATCTGAGTCCTGGAGAACAGCAGATATTCTCATGCAAACACTGTCCCTCCACGTTCTTCAGTTCTCCGGGTTTGACCAGACACATCAACAAGACTCATCCCACAGAGAGCAGACAGGTGATGCTCTTACAGATGGCCGTCAGGCCGGGATGCTGA